From the Syngnathoides biaculeatus isolate LvHL_M chromosome 10, ASM1980259v1, whole genome shotgun sequence genome, one window contains:
- the LOC133507960 gene encoding nuclear factor of activated T-cells, cytoplasmic 2 isoform X1, with translation MASDISQEEWEFSDLFFHYGPGEDFPAGQNPDDVEQPTRLEVSHHGAFIKETPSNCPGEESSSEAVLDPTDLGTTSGIISAPSPRIEITPSGDSITSQALQPSPGSKALGAYRECASPASSNSSSGWPADGGSPSASPCISPSRRGACATELSTLDLCPFLQGIQTSSTHSSPGASVTDELFLLSQHQDTPSPLEPRRCRSVSPQGKRTRDLDLSCPGASPIKQRSRSPSPIPLPYNLLGFYPIHQNQAHGQPQTQAQASELVPEDKVSILKLSQEAVQGAHGPIPNPDCMYREGHELERVSRLGSEVISGSFCVLPTLWPPDPNHVGALGGLSLAPLPSLEWPLPSQSSQYELMIKTQPRSHHRAHYETEGSRGAVKTSNGGHPEVQLHGYRGTAPLVLQVFIGTADERLLKPHAFYQAHRITGKTVTTPSSERMVNGTKVLEIPLEPKNNMRVVIDCVGILKRRNADIELRNGETDVGRKNTRVRLVFRVHVPQPGGHLVSLQVASHPIECSQHSALEIPVVKSQSLDRCSILGGQQMLLTGHNFTYDSRVIFSERTQDGQQIWEVEATADREKSQSNMLLVAVPPYRDQNICHPVKVNFNVINGKKKRSELQHFIYTPLMAIKTEPLDDWQLNVCDYSDTQLRPDARVKTLLHRLEQGSNLHPFGGLASHPLDYQPVIYQSRAGNLINNGDFYHPANQLYYHSYAATVHGAILKASNPANIHSSLHLAQGSDVKTAIDKLSPGPRVRQTFQAYSSTRHQNSVQNAPSLGKSPPSIFVQGDICDKSLTQTGSNGADKAARTQERVTIKQEDLTCVNLEDVNDIIRRDLRDHHSDAGVLQHPRL, from the exons ATGGCGTctgacatcagccaggaagagTGGGAATTCTCAGACTTGTTTTTCCACTACGGCCCTGGCGAGGATTTTCCAGCTGGCCAGAACCCAG ATGATGTCGAGCAGCCCACCCGACTGGAGGTCAGCCATCACGGCGCATTTATTAAGGAAACCCCCTCTAACTGCCCGGGTGAAGAAAGCTCATCGGAGGCGGTGTTGGACCCTACGGACCTGGGGACAACATCAGGGATCATCTCGGCTCCCAGCCCCAGGATTGAGATCACTCCATCGGGGGATTCTATCACTTCTCAGGCCTTACAGCCGAGCCCTGGCTCCAAAGCCCTCGGAGCCTATCGGGAGTGTGCAAGCCCTGCTAGTAGCAACTCCTCCTCAGGCTGGCCTGCAGATGGAGGCTCTCCATCGGCCTCTCCGTGCATCTCCCCTTCAAGAAGAGGCGCATGTGCCACAGAGTTGTCCACCCTAGATCTCTGCCCCTTTCTTCAAGGTATCCAAACATCTTCCACCCACTCATCTCCAGGTGCTAGTGTCACCGATGAGCTCTTCCTTCTGTCTCAGCACCAAGACACCCCTTCACCACTTGAGCCCCGGCGCTGCCGTTCTGTGTCGCCACAAGGCAAGCGCACCCGCGATCTGGACCTCTCTTGTCCAGGGGCCTCTCCTATCAAACAACGCTCCCGGAGTCCGAGCCCAATCCCGTTGCCCTACAACCTGTTGGGCTTCTACCCAATCCACCAGAACCAGGCACATGGCCAGCCCCAGACCCAAGCTCAGGCCTCTGAGCTGGTCCCAGAGGACAAGGTCAGCATCCTCAAGTTATCTCAAGAAGCAGTGCAAGGTGCACATGGGCCGATCCCAAATCCAGATTGCATGTACAGAGAGGGTCATGAGTTGGAGAGGGTCAGCAGATTAGGATCTGAAGTAATCTCCGGCAGCTTCTGTGTACTCCCAACTTTGTGGCCTCCGGATCCAAACCATGTTGGAGCATTAGG aGGTCTTTCCTTAGCACCACTACCATCTTTAGAGTGGCCATTGCCCAGTCAGTCCAGTCAGTACGAGTTGATGATCAAGACCCAGCCAAGGTCTCACCACAGGGCTCACTACGAGACCGAGGGCAGCCGTGGAGCGGTCAAGACATCAAACGGCGGGCATCCCGAAGTCCAG CTCCACGGCTATCGAGGCACGGCCCCGCTGGTCCTGCAGGTCTTCATCGGGACGGCCGACGAGAGGCTGCTGAAACCGCACGCCTTCTACCAGGCCCACCGAATCACCGGGAAGACCGTGACTACGCCGAGTTCTGAGAGGATGGTCAATGGGACCAAAGTGTTGGAAATCCCTCTCGAGCCAAAGAACAATATGAGAGTGGT GATCGACTGCGTCGGGATCTTGAAGCGGAGAAATGCCGACATTGAGCTGAGGAACGGCGAGACTGACGTGGGACGCAAGAACACCCGCGTGCGCTTGGTGTTCCGCGTTCACGTTCCACAACCCGGAGGCCATCTGGTGTCGCTTCAAGTGGCCTCGCATCCTATTGAATGCT CTCAGCATTCCGCTCTGGAGATCCCTGTGGTCAAGTCGCAGAGCCTGGACCGATGTTCCATACTTGGTGGACAACAAATGCTCCTGACTGGGCACAACTTCACATATGACTCCAGAGTGATTTTCTCAGAGAGGACACAAG ACGGCCAACAAATCTGGGAGGTAGAGGCCACTGCGGACCGAGAAAAAAGCCAATCT AATATGTTGCTGGTTGCGGTCCCTCCATATCGAGATCAGAACATTTGTCATCCAGTCAAAGTCAACTTCAACGTCATCAACGGGAAGAAGAAGCGCAGCGAACTGCAGCACTTCATCTACACCCCCCTGATGG CCATTAAAACAGAGCCACTGGACGACTGGCAGCTGAATGTCTGCGATTATTCCGACACTCAGCTTCGGCCGGACGCGAGAGTGAAGACGCTATTGCATCGGTTGGAGCAAGGGAGCAATCTTCACCCATTCGGTGGGCTGGCGTCACATCCATTGGATTACCAACCAGTCATTTACCAGTCACGGGCGGGCAATCTAATCAACAACGGAGACTTTTACCACCCTGCAAACCAGCTTTATTATCACAGCTATGCCGCCACCGTCCATGGTGCAATTCTGAAAGCATCAAACCCTGCCAACATCCACAGTTCACTCCATCTCGCTCAAGGTTCTGATGTCAAAACAGCGATCGACAAACTGAGTCCAGGCCCTCGGGTCAGACAAACGTTCCAGGCCTATTCATCAACACGACATCAAAATTCTGTGCAAAATGCGCCGTCTCTAGGAAAGTCACCACCTTCCATATTTGTCCAAGGTGACATTTGTGATAAGTCTTTAACCCAGACGGGCTCAAACGGAGCAGACAAAGCGGCTCGGACTCAGGAGAGAGTTACAATCAAACAGGAGGACCTCACCTGCGTCAACTTAGAGGACG TGAATGACATCATACGAAGAGACTTGAGAGACCACCACAGTGACGCTGGAGTCCTGCAGCATCCAAGACTTTAA
- the manbal gene encoding protein MANBAL has translation MSADMDLSPPEVPEPTFLEGLLRYGLFLGAIFQLICILAIIVPTSKGHEKEETESTNGKAADNPKKPKGVAPQIRPKSKKESKKKR, from the exons ATGTCTGCAGATATGGATCTCTCTCCACCAGAAGTTCCCGAGCCAACTTTTCTCGAGGGCCTCCTGCGCTATGGCCTCTTCCTTGGTGCCATTTTCCAGCTCATTTGCATCCTGGCAATCATTGTGCCCACCTCCAAAGGGCACGAGAAG GAGGAGACCGAGTCGACCAACGGGAAGGCGGCGGATAACCCCAAGAAACCCAAAGGAGTGGCGCCCCAAATTAGACCGAAATCCAAGAAGGAAAGCAAAAAGAAGCGATAG
- the LOC133507960 gene encoding probable serine/threonine-protein kinase mkcC isoform X2: MDEFGIFDFPSCEDCFVPENQENVFVRRKFEGRLRHGKNVTIGLDACAMIPKVSELTEMTLEVLPAQGTKRKADTKPEKQKAKDTVTFVPAKVSQQKANTKRSSVKRTQKARSTLPGKTTTAGVTIAKSCTKRESLRRKQRSRLVSGPEQKTLTSKHRVKAKKTSVKPVQVKRIKEKSGTKSELHTRKQKSKVTKKLVKTVPQKRIKVKSGAKQKTKSQQRDKVKRLPVKAALAKELPSKRRDHLRPKKTARTKATKRKNVDIRQDASRKKQRVEDTVAIEKNLLAKGRNGQSATTFKKEQKGKPTQGSVNTTKRKDSTKTDTLIRSKTTQSKKRDCVTKPETLISKQRIKSTKVSGRAAPPRGGLEEQANCVHEKALPAEKVSVLKAKRSFLEQMRTILSSSTSRTTFEKRYEKFAKIGEGGFGSVYAGHRKMDYNPVAIKYIPKAKVKNVPLSIDGKVQKVPLEAIFMLQASSIKNSDGKSAVVSLLNIYDLEKEVVLVMERPVHSVALSTYLTRRTLGLLEEDEAKYIMRQLVDAAIKMHAANIFHRDLKQENILLEASPGVTRVRVIDFGCSCLVSMEPYRDYFGKTPSFDTDDVWQLQVSLLFSLHSVEGTLNYAPPEYKHNRPYCAGPTTVWHLGALLFELLDGTQRFDTCVFLSKGLQLNRDLSEDCGDLLWMCLSLEPTQRCTLDQMQWHPWLL, encoded by the exons ATGGACGAGTTTGGCATTTTTGATTTCCCGTCCTGTGAAGACTGTTTTG TTCCAGAGAAccaagaaaatgtgtttgtgcgAAGGAAATTTGAGGGGAGACTTAGACAtggcaaaaatgtcacaataggTCTTGACGCATGTGCCATGATCCCAAAGGTGAGTGAATTAACAGAGATGACACTTGAAGTTTTACCTGCTCAAGGGACCAAAAGGAAGGCTGACACAAAGCCTGAGAAACAGAAAGCTAAAGACACCGTGACATTTGTGCCGGCCAAAGTGAGCCAACAAAAGGCTAACACAAAAAGAAGTAGCGTCAAAAGGACACAGAAAGCCAGAAGTACGTTACCGGGGAAGACTACGACGGCTGGAGTGACCATCGCAAAGTCTTGCACAAAACGTGAGTCCCTCAGAAGGAAGCAGAGGTCCAGGTTAGTGTCTGGCCCAGAACAAAAGACTCTCACAAGTAAGCATAGAGTCAAAGCCAAAAAGACATCTGTGAAGCCCGTGCAAGTTAAAAGAATCAAGGAAAAGTCTGGTACAAAATCAGAGCTTCACACAAGAAAGCAGAAGAGCAAAGTCACAAAAAAGCTTGTTAAGACTGTGCCGCAAAAACGGATCAAAGTGAAATCTGGTGCAAAACAAAAGACCAAAAGTCAGCAAAGAGACAAAGTCAAAAGGTTACCAGTTAAGGCTGCGCTGGCTAAAGAATTGCCCAGCAAGAGACGAGACCACCTCCGCCCTAAGAAGACGGCCAGGACAAAGGCAACCAAGCGGAAGAATGTTGATATAAGACAAGATGCCTCGAGAAAGAAGCAGCGGGTTGAGGATACTGTCGCGATTGAGAAGAATCTTCTGGCTAAAGGAAGAAACGGGCAATCTGCCACAACTTTCAAAAAGGAACAGAAAGGCAAACCAACTCAAGGCTCTGTCAACACAACAAAACGTAAAGACAGCACAAAAACAGACACTTTAATAAGGTCGAAAACTACACAGAGTAAAAAGAGAGACTGTGTCACAAAGCCAGAGACCCTCATAAGCAAGCAGAGGATCAAATCTACTAAGGTGTCTGGGAGAGCAGCGCCACCTAGAGGAGGTTTAGAAGAGCAAGCAAACTGTGTGCATGAGAAGGCTCTGCCAGCCGAGAAGGTGTCTGTCCTGAAAGCAAAGAGGTCTTTCTTAGAGCAAATGAGAACAATACTCTCAAGTTCAACGAGCAGAA CCACATTTGAGAAGAGATACGAGAAGTTTGCTAAAATTGGAGAAGGGGGATTTGGATCGGTCTATGCAGGTCACAGGAAAATGGACTATAATCCA GTGGCCATCAAATACATCCCcaaagcaaaagtaaaaaatgtccCATTG AGCATAGATGGAAAGGTGCAGAAGGTCCCCTTGGAGGCCATCTTCATGCTGCAGGCATCCAGTATTAAGAACTCTGATGGAAAATCTGCAGTCGTATCCCTGCTGAACATATACGATCTGGAGAAAGAGGTCGTTCTGGTTATGGAGAGGCCGGTCCACTCTGTGGCTTTGTCTACGTACTTGACTCGGCGGACGCTTGGTCTCCTCGAGGAGGATGAGGCGAAG TACATCATGAGACAGCTGGTTGACGCTGCCATCAAAATGCACGCTGCCAACATCTTCCATCGAGATCTAAAGCAGGAAAACATTCTGCTAGAGGCCTCGCCCGGTGTCACCCGAGTGCGGGTCATCGACTTTGGCTGTAGCTGTTTAGTCAGCATGGAACCGTACCGCGACTATTTTGGTAAGACACCGAGTTTCGACACTGATGATGTGTGGCAATTGCAAGTGTCACTGTTGTTCTCCCTCCATTCCGTTGAAGGAACCCTAAATTACGCTCCTCCAGAGTATAAGCATAACCGTCCGTATTGCGCCGGTCCCACCACAGTGTGGCATTTGGGTGCGCTACTTTTTGAGCTGCTGGATGGAACGCAACGATTTGACACGTGCGTGTTCCTATCCAAGGGGCTTCAACTCAATAGGGATCTGTCTGAAG ATTGTGGGGATTTATTATGGATGTGCTTGAGTTTAGAGCCGACTCAACGTTGCACCTTGGACCAAATGCAGTGGCACCCATGGCTACTCTGA
- the LOC133507960 gene encoding probable serine/threonine-protein kinase mkcC isoform X3 — MDEFGIFDFPSCEDCFVPENQENVFVRRKFEGRLRHGKNVTIGLDACAMIPKVSELTEMTLEVLPAQGTKRKADTKPEKQKAKDTVTFVPAKVSQQKANTKRSSVKRTQKARSTLPGKTTTAGVTIAKSCTKRESLRRKQRSRLVSGPEQKTLTSKHRVKAKKTSVKPVQVKRIKEKSGTKSELHTRKQKSKVTKKLVKTVPQKRIKVKSGAKQKTKSQQRDKVKRLPVKAALAKELPSKRRDHLRPKKTARTKATKRKNVDIRQDASRKKQRVEDTVAIEKNLLAKGRNGQSATTFKKEQKGKPTQGSVNTTKRKDSTKTDTLIRSKTTQSKKRDCVTKPETLISKQRIKSTKVSGRAAPPRGGLEEQANCVHEKALPAEKVSVLKAKRSFLEQMRTILSSSTSRTTFEKRYEKFAKIGEGGFGSVYAGHRKMDYNPVAIKYIPKAKVKNVPLSIDGKVQKVPLEAIFMLQASSIKNSDGKSAVVSLLNIYDLEKEVVLVMERPVHSVALSTYLTRRTLGLLEEDEAKYIMRQLVDAAIKMHAANIFHRDLKQENILLEASPGVTRVRVIDFGCSCLVSMEPYRDYFGTLNYAPPEYKHNRPYCAGPTTVWHLGALLFELLDGTQRFDTCVFLSKGLQLNRDLSEDCGDLLWMCLSLEPTQRCTLDQMQWHPWLL; from the exons ATGGACGAGTTTGGCATTTTTGATTTCCCGTCCTGTGAAGACTGTTTTG TTCCAGAGAAccaagaaaatgtgtttgtgcgAAGGAAATTTGAGGGGAGACTTAGACAtggcaaaaatgtcacaataggTCTTGACGCATGTGCCATGATCCCAAAGGTGAGTGAATTAACAGAGATGACACTTGAAGTTTTACCTGCTCAAGGGACCAAAAGGAAGGCTGACACAAAGCCTGAGAAACAGAAAGCTAAAGACACCGTGACATTTGTGCCGGCCAAAGTGAGCCAACAAAAGGCTAACACAAAAAGAAGTAGCGTCAAAAGGACACAGAAAGCCAGAAGTACGTTACCGGGGAAGACTACGACGGCTGGAGTGACCATCGCAAAGTCTTGCACAAAACGTGAGTCCCTCAGAAGGAAGCAGAGGTCCAGGTTAGTGTCTGGCCCAGAACAAAAGACTCTCACAAGTAAGCATAGAGTCAAAGCCAAAAAGACATCTGTGAAGCCCGTGCAAGTTAAAAGAATCAAGGAAAAGTCTGGTACAAAATCAGAGCTTCACACAAGAAAGCAGAAGAGCAAAGTCACAAAAAAGCTTGTTAAGACTGTGCCGCAAAAACGGATCAAAGTGAAATCTGGTGCAAAACAAAAGACCAAAAGTCAGCAAAGAGACAAAGTCAAAAGGTTACCAGTTAAGGCTGCGCTGGCTAAAGAATTGCCCAGCAAGAGACGAGACCACCTCCGCCCTAAGAAGACGGCCAGGACAAAGGCAACCAAGCGGAAGAATGTTGATATAAGACAAGATGCCTCGAGAAAGAAGCAGCGGGTTGAGGATACTGTCGCGATTGAGAAGAATCTTCTGGCTAAAGGAAGAAACGGGCAATCTGCCACAACTTTCAAAAAGGAACAGAAAGGCAAACCAACTCAAGGCTCTGTCAACACAACAAAACGTAAAGACAGCACAAAAACAGACACTTTAATAAGGTCGAAAACTACACAGAGTAAAAAGAGAGACTGTGTCACAAAGCCAGAGACCCTCATAAGCAAGCAGAGGATCAAATCTACTAAGGTGTCTGGGAGAGCAGCGCCACCTAGAGGAGGTTTAGAAGAGCAAGCAAACTGTGTGCATGAGAAGGCTCTGCCAGCCGAGAAGGTGTCTGTCCTGAAAGCAAAGAGGTCTTTCTTAGAGCAAATGAGAACAATACTCTCAAGTTCAACGAGCAGAA CCACATTTGAGAAGAGATACGAGAAGTTTGCTAAAATTGGAGAAGGGGGATTTGGATCGGTCTATGCAGGTCACAGGAAAATGGACTATAATCCA GTGGCCATCAAATACATCCCcaaagcaaaagtaaaaaatgtccCATTG AGCATAGATGGAAAGGTGCAGAAGGTCCCCTTGGAGGCCATCTTCATGCTGCAGGCATCCAGTATTAAGAACTCTGATGGAAAATCTGCAGTCGTATCCCTGCTGAACATATACGATCTGGAGAAAGAGGTCGTTCTGGTTATGGAGAGGCCGGTCCACTCTGTGGCTTTGTCTACGTACTTGACTCGGCGGACGCTTGGTCTCCTCGAGGAGGATGAGGCGAAG TACATCATGAGACAGCTGGTTGACGCTGCCATCAAAATGCACGCTGCCAACATCTTCCATCGAGATCTAAAGCAGGAAAACATTCTGCTAGAGGCCTCGCCCGGTGTCACCCGAGTGCGGGTCATCGACTTTGGCTGTAGCTGTTTAGTCAGCATGGAACCGTACCGCGACTATTTTG GAACCCTAAATTACGCTCCTCCAGAGTATAAGCATAACCGTCCGTATTGCGCCGGTCCCACCACAGTGTGGCATTTGGGTGCGCTACTTTTTGAGCTGCTGGATGGAACGCAACGATTTGACACGTGCGTGTTCCTATCCAAGGGGCTTCAACTCAATAGGGATCTGTCTGAAG ATTGTGGGGATTTATTATGGATGTGCTTGAGTTTAGAGCCGACTCAACGTTGCACCTTGGACCAAATGCAGTGGCACCCATGGCTACTCTGA